AGGGCATGGCTGTTTATCGGGCGTATGCGGAGTAAAAGTTGGCTGTAAGAGGCTCAGGTGGGGGATTTTCAGTGAGTCATTTTCGATGCAAGGTATAAATGTAAGGACAAATTTGATCGGAGctgttaaaaaaaaattaaaaaaaaagagagagagagagaacaCGTTGAAAATCAGGAATGAGAAGATTGAAGTAGGGCGTACGTTGTCTCACATTTGTAGGTGTTGAAGGCCTGTGAGATTTTCCTTTACCTGGGAAGAGACTCGTTAAATTATGCCTGCATAAGCATTTGGCAACTGATCAACATCCATCTGACCTTCTATCATCCTTGGGGAACAAGCGGTGCCTTTTCATTTATACGCTCGATCTCCGTCCAGTGGTGTTGGATTCAACAATCTCATTTGTTGATCCCAAGGCGCTTTGGATGACCCAGTCAATGTACAAAAAAAGATTTTCGGGCCAGCCAGATGCGATGTGATCTCACAGATGCAGCGCAGGTTTTATTTAGAAATTCGGGCACATTTTACGAGGGCCTAGCACGCCAGATAAATCCACCTAACGCAGGTTCCTCTCTATGTTGCATAATGCTGGCTACTATGGTCAGCTTCGGGCAAATCTATCTATAGCTAATTGATCCTATCTTTACTTTCCCCACGAGTCGCTCGAAATATCTTTGAAACAGGGACCGTGTGTCAGAATGGCACTAACCTTCCTTCACGCGTTTCAGGATCTCATATATCTACATCCTCGCAGTTTCAAAATCATGGATTGTTCGCATCGGGTTACAGGACTGAGAATCAATTTGCATCACTGGTCATAATACAAGACTGGGAAGGCAAAGTTGTCTTaacttctcttcttttgttTCATTTTAGATATACTCTGGATGCCCTCCCCGGCTCATACACCCCCGTTCAACGATTGATACTGGGCTATGTCAATTAATTCTTCTCTTGATCCCCGCTCTGGTAACTACTCTTCTCGCACCCCCGTGATCATCATTGGTGCGGTAGCTGGTAGCCTCATCTTCCTAGCAAGTATGTAGCCCTAGCTGGAGTCACCCTGGAAGCAAGCTAACCTGAATCAGTGGCTGGAAGCTTACTATATCTCTTCTCGCGCAAAGAACGGGCCCGGAGAAGAAATGCCCGACAATCAGAGAAGGGTTCTCCTCTCCCACCTCCACCAGCCTATAAAGCGGAGCTGGACACTTCCAGAGGTCTCCACTCCCAACCCCGGCCCTTGTCTTCCTTTGCGCCAGACTACAGTCGCCAGGCCCAGCACGTGGAACAGTACCAACATCAACTGTCTCGTCCTTCATACGATCAACCCCCAGCATACCCCACACTGCCAACATATGATCCATCTAGATACCAACCTATTCGACCAATATCCATGGTGGGCGAGAGAAATGCCCACCCCTATACCTATAACCCCACCAATCATGCCAATCCTCATCCCGGTCCCTCTTCCCGCTTGAGTGCGGTTCACTACAGTGACGCCAGGCTAGCAACCTCCCGGCCAATTTCAATGGCCGACTACGGTCCTCCAATTGGTCCTGTGGCTGGTCTAAATTCGTCGAGGCACCGGGCAGGGATACCACCCCCACCGGAGCAGAACACCAGACAAGACCGCAGGGATAGGAGGGTCGGGAGGGAGAGGAGTGCATCTGAGCCAACGCCGACGGCCCAGGCCGTCCCAAAAAAACCTAAGCCCGTGCTGTCGCGGCTGATCACCAATTTTCGTTGAGATTGTGACAGTGGCTTGggcttgtttttcttgtttttacGACTTTCACGACATGgcgctttcttttttttggaaaatgTGACGGGGTGGTTTCTTGCTTTCTTGAgatcttaaaaaaaaaatcctttCGAATTTTTCTgcaattttgaaaaaaaaaaataccaaaATCCCCAAGTGATGGACTGATGGACTGAAATATATAGATCGTTGGCAGGTGACTGGCGCGATGTATCTCCGCACATCGATCATCCCGAGCAGTTCCCCTTTTCTGTCACTCTCGGCGCTTATGATGGCACATCGACATGTCCCCAACTGGCTCAACTATCCTGGTCTCTACTGATTCCTCTTTCAGAAACTGCACATTCTTCAAGGTACCTTTGTGTGCTCTAttccctactccgtacactaCGCCCATTGACGACCGTGAAAATTGATCCTTCAACTCCACTTCATGGCAGGGATTCAGATGCGCGCCTTAGCGAAACAGTGCTTTTTATCGCTCTTTGGCACGTCATCGCGTTGAGAGAGGGGTGGGTTTGATCCTTGTCTTTCATCTGGTATCTTTTCTTCGTCACCAGTAGGAAATGACTGGTCGAGAAGAAGCTGCTTCAATCTCTCTATCACACCTGCTGTTGCATCATGATCCCTGAATCCAGGAGACGAATCTACAACTCAAAGTCTTGATTCCTAAATCAAATCATCTATCAAGGGTCTTCGGTCTTGTGAGTGCAGATCGCTAGACAAGCGCCATGCCAAGACGACAGAGAACGAGAATACGTTGATACAGAcacactacaacatacaacatagatgcAACCTATGGCTGACCCGTGTCAATCTGTCCATGCAAGTTGACTACGCCGCACCTCACAACTAACTATCCCACGGAGAATGATCAAGGGGAACAGGGATCGCAACTACCCCTCCCACTTGCATTTTCTACCCACACTGCAGTGACGGGAGCCTCTCATTAACGATGACTCGCCTGGATTCCCCAGCCTGCCAACTGCTGGGTCTGTATTTCGCTCCTTACTTTTTTCCATCGAGGCGCTGTTGTTTttgggagagggagagagcATTGTGTCGATTCTTGGATCCCGCCCCGGGGTCCACTAGCAGAGGGCTACCAGGCTATCGGGTCTTCTTCCGGGCCTCTAAACACTTGCTGAGTCAGTTCGCTACTACAGCCATCCCCATCAAGTACTTCATCCGGAAGATCATCGCTGTTCTTGGCCATAAACGGAGGTGCAGTGCTTGACTAGTGCGTCTCCATTGATGTCTTGTTCTGATATAACTTCAAGACACGCAGGCGATCTATCTGCCCTAGTCACCTTTTTCCATCTCCTCATTTCCCTTGGCTGTCATTCAGTTGTCGCTCTGGGGAGAGTACCCATGCTCTCTGTGGGGAGTTTCATACGTTTTGAGATGAGCACCGCACTAGGGAGTGATCTGTCCTCCCGTCGGCATTTTTGAACTCTGAACGCATCACCTGTCTAGCTCCGACGAAAAATTGGTTGAAGACCATGGCAACTTTTATGGAGAAATTCAAAAGGAAGCGAGGAGTCTCCACAGAACTCCACTCTCGATGGGGTGATGTTTCTATCACTTATCCCACGCAAGGCTCCTGGAACCAGTAGGATCAAGCTTCTGGGTTTGCCACAGATCCATCGAGGAAAACCCTTCAGTCCgaagaaaatcaacaagATCTCCCCGGTGACCCATTGCGCCAGCAGAGCTCTAGTGCCTCGAGCAGACAATCGCAAAGCACAGGTGGCCGAGAACACCAAGCAGGAGACGTTCCCTCTTTTCCAACTGGATATTTCGACCAAAACATTCGGCGTCGCGTGGGAGATAGAGGTGCACACACATCACCATCTCATACACCACCAAGCCAAGGACTCGGTCTCAGTGGACTCAGACATGGGCCAAGTCGCCGACCCTCACGCTCTTTCAGTGACAAATGCTCTACTGATGAGTCATgcgacgaagaagaggaagaacgAGATACTCTGGGCCCACGAATTGCACTAAGCCCTCAAGAATACGGCATCGGAGATACGTTGCCCACAACACGCGGCGATCCCGAAAATTTTGATATCCCAGCCAAGTCTCCTCCGCTCTCTGTAACTTCACGCATGTGCCGTTGCAGCCTCCAAAGTAGTGCAACAGACCCCACGGCATCTACATCTGGTGGTACCAACTCGAGACGAACGAGCTTTACCGCTTCGTCCTCTATCTCTGCCTCCTCCATGCCATCCTCTACACCTCGCGTTGCATACAACACCCCAAAGCATCCGCCCTTCCCAGAGAAAAGATACCCGTCCCGTACAAAACACCGGGAACCCGAGTCTGGACCTCGACAGGAAATGGTGCCTTCCTACGATGAGCTTTATGGTTGATATCTCCCGAACAATAGATGATCAACTAGAAGTCGAGGTGGTGGTTTTCATTaatttgtttttcttttggttgtCAACCAATCAGTCCTGTTCGAATCAGTCTTGTTCGGATGCCCTGTGGTCGCTCGTTGAACCAGATTCGCCTCAACTTTATTAATTTCGCAATATGGTGGCTTGTTTTTgcatattttttttaaaacgAAACGATTTGAACAGAATTTAAAGAAACTTTTGCCTCTGTACATCTGTGTCTATACCGAGTACGGTGTATATGGATCTTTTGCTTCAAAAAATCCGAAGTCCTCTATTCTCCTAGAGGGGCCTCGCAAGAGGGGGGTCCCTTGGCAGATCAAAACGACCAAAAAAATATTTTCTACGGTCCAGGGATACCTACACCTGCTTTCGACAAGTCCTGACCGGAATTTGCGACTTTACTCTGATGAGGGGGTGAATATGCGCCCGTCCGTGCATTATGCAGACGGTATCACAGTCACAGCCGCCTCTCGCCAATCAAGCGCCAAAGTCCATCGCACTCTGTACACCCGCAGGACATCCACTGCAAGCATGATGACGGGGCGGTcacttcatcttcaccaACCGTTCCTCGATTCCCCAGCCAGGGTGCAGTCACCAACCAGCCCGTAGGCGGCGTTTTCTAAGCGCCGAGGGCCAACGTCGGGGACAAGCGAATGTGCCTGATTTGACCGGCGCATCCTTTCCGTTGCTTCGCCCAAGCATTAGCAGCTCTGCAGGTGCTTGGATTGTGCAGTACTTCCCTGTCCAGCGAGCTCTTTTTGACTCAATCACTCCACCTGGCCGTCACATTCATCGGGAAGGGATCGAGAGCTGCTCGcagtgaaaaaaagaagctttCCCGCCCCAAGAAAAAACTCCCAGTCTTGAGTTCCAGTTTGCCGTTTCACATGCGAACGTGATATCGCTTCATCAGGCACTCTGCCCACTCTCATCCCACCTTCTTGGCGTTCGCTGTAAGAACAGAAGCTCTCGGACTCTCTGTTCTCCTCCGGTTCACCATGCTCGGGCTAAGCGACGGCAGTTCCAGGTCCTTCAGGGTGCTGCCTCTTGTCTTGGCGGTGATTTTGCTGAATAGCCCAGCTCCAGTGGTTTTCGGATTGAAAACTACACAGGGTTCACCCTGCACCGATGTGTGCGGCACAATAACCAACACCACCTCTTCCGAGATTACGTGTGTGGATCAGTCGTACAATCGAACATCAGTAGGTGAACGTTTCAAAAACTGTGTCTCCTGCCAGTTGGACAGCAAGTTCAACGACGAGGACACTGGAGAGTCGGATGTGAACTGGGGACTCTGTATGTTGTACCAGCTGCCAGAGATCGCAGATTGTGGTTTATCGCTCAAATCTAACAAAAGTCAGATAACCTGCGCTACGCCTTTTCAACCTGTGTGTTTGGATCACCAGACTCAATTTCAAACCTCTCGTCACCATGCCCAGTTGCATGCGACGGCGTGCGTGTAGCAGTTGAAACCAACATTGAAGACCCAGACACGTCGAATTTGGACTCGTGGTGTGACGCCCCATCGTTCGCAGATAACGTTGTCAACACCTGCGAGTTCTGCTACAACTTGACAACCTCTCAAGTTTACATGGCAAACTGTGCGTATTCCCTGCAACCGATTCCTGTGTCCCTGTGATATCAGCGAATCCGAAGCCAGAAGGGAAAGAACCCCACCACTAACCATTATCCAAATGCAGTCCTCGAGTCCATCCGCTACAACTGCCATTTTAAGACAGTAACTGGCAAGACCTTCGACATAGCTCCAACAAGAATCTTCACCCAATCCCTCCTCCCCTCAAGCCTCTCTCTCACAACACCCTTTTCGAAAATCTCAAAGCTGGATCTGGCAGTGGTGATTGCCGTGCCCGTTATAGGATTCCTAATCCTTGTCGTGATGATAGCGACAtgttgcttcttcttcttccgatATAAACGCAAGAAGGCCCATCGGAGCCGCCAGGCGGCGAATCCATACAATCATTGGAATGGTGCATTGCCGACCAGcgtgcagcagcagcaagcCTGGGCTGAGCAACAGATGTACAACCCCGGCGGGTATGGGCAAGGGGCAGGCTTCGGGTTTGTTGATAATGATGGCCGTGGACAGGAGCTTGCGTATGGCCATGGCCAAGACCAACAGTACCAGCAGCACTTCCAGGGTCACGATAAGCCCGGCTTCTCACAGGAGATTATTGAGGAGTCTGCTCAACAGCCGCAGCAGGAACTTGCTCAGGGTCCTGGTCACACTCACACGTTTGAGCAGAATCAGAAGGGCCAACATCCTGAGGCTCCTGCTCACCCTCAGGTCTTGGAACCGGATCGAAAGGACCCTCAGCAGTGGCAGTGATTGCTGTGACAACTTGTGCCTAGTGGTATTTACCTTGTTGCCGTATAGCATTGATGAATTGTCTACGGATAGGAGAGTCAGTTGGTGGCGTGGCTGTAATGAGATCAGGACATCAGCTCACCTCATTGTTGATGGCGTTTGGGTTCTTGTTTTTCGGATTTGTTCTGCTCCATAGCGTCGATATATCCCCGACATCTTCAATGTCTGCATGTCTTTGGCGTGTATAGTATAGTCAACAGTGAATAATCAAATGGAGAAAAGCTGTCTAGCGCCGAACATTCCGGGTAAAATATAGTACtatgtcaaaaaaaaaaattgtaaGACGGAGATAGACATCAAAAAATTACATCTATCATCACCAGGAAGGACGAGAGGACTTTTATATCAGTCGTCGCCCCTCCACGACCTACAAAATTTTTAATTAAAATTCCACACAACACATACCACAGTCCCTAAAATAGCATTGACAAGCCGTCCAGCATGAGCTACTGAATAGACAAAACCTTCACAAGCCAAACCGTCAGATAATACGAGAAGATCGGCTACATAATCTCTGCGCGACAGTCTTTGGTGTTCCAGCGTTCTTGTCGATTGGTTGGCTCTTCTGCAGGCGTTTCAGCACGCACTGCCAAGGGTCCAAGGGCCCAATAGGGCGAGGAATGATCGAGTGCGAGGTTATTTTTTGGATCTGTGAGCTGCGTTGTGATTTTTCTGGTTTTTGATTTTGGGAAGTGGAGGTGTTGAAGGGCTTGATGCTGAGTGCCTGGCGATATTTGGTTCAACCTGAGTGCTGTCATTCGTCTGCCTTACTAGGTTGTTTTGATATGAAATGAAGAAACTAGACGAGTTCCTTTTTTACTAATATTGTAGTGATGGACGAAATTATATTATTCTAAGAAAATTGAAGAGAAATGTGGTAAGAAAAGTGAACTGTTCCATTGATCGACACTTTTGTCTTCTCTCCATTGGATTCATAACTCTTGGACCTTCCAAGCTCTCAACTCGCCATGTCAAATCTCACCCAAGAACAAATCAAAGTCCTCGAGCAATCGCGGCAGCGCCTCGTGCAGCTCACTCGCTCACTAGGCTCGCTGATCGCAAGTCTAAACCAAAGCGACCCTCTCCCCTCGTGGTAAGAGCTCTCTGTCATCCCCTCCAACCATTCCCATTCCCAGACCTAGCAGCCAAATGCAACAACTACTCATATTCTAACGAATCAAACTAATCGAAACCCAGGACCTCCCTCCAATCCCAAGCAAGCATCATCTCCCACAACCTCACCAGCGTCTCCGACCAACTCTCCGACCAACGCGACCTCCTCTCCAATCTAGTTGCCTACCCAGGCCCAGAATATCCCGGCCGAACACAAGCAAACATTCTCGAACAACTCCTTCGCACAAAACTTGATCCTCGTGTCGAAGACTGGGTTGCGCGCGGTCGCGCAGCTGGTACAGAGCCCGCCGCAGGGCCGCCGTCTAATTTCTCCGACTCCGATGCCGCGTACAAACCGCTGAGCGAAGCACAGCTCGCGGAACTGTGGGAATGGGCACCGCTGGAGGCGAATCAGGAAGCGCGGCGGAGGAATTGGGGTGGAAATTTCACGCTTGAGGAGCGCGAGGCTGGCATTGAGAATGTCATTACTGGGTTGAGGAGGCAGTTGGAGGACGACGATGGGTCGGAGGAGGAgagcgaggaagaggatgggGATGAGGAGGAGATGGATGTTGTTGGCGTTCATCGGAAGCCTGGTGCTGCTGAGTTGGAGTACAATATTGCTCCTCATCACCCGCATCCTGTGCAGCCATTCGTGCCGCTGGATCTGATTCTAAGACATATGACTACGGGGCGCATGCCGTAGTCCCGCGATTTCTAGACGCTTGACAGTCTCGCTTCCGGGCATATGGTCTGTGTTTACGGCTCTACTTGGTCAACGGCTTTTCATGAATAGAACTTCTCGTAGCTCGTTCCTATAATTGCATGATTCCAATGATGGACGGTAAGATTGAGATTTTAACCAATCCAGAACAAAACGATTAGAAGCAACAGCCGAGCTATCTAACCTCGTCGGCGGGTGGTAGGTGTCTTCACGCTAGGCCTGGGGGACGCTCCAGTGCTCTGGGCTGAGGGTGCCTTCTCAACTGCCTTTGCGCGAGGAGTAGCCTTCTGCTTAGGCGCCGGGGCGTTCCAGTACCAGAGCATCTGAATTGCGAGGATCACATTAAGAGAGAAACCGCCAATGAATCCGTAGAGAATGAACTTGTCGTCGACTTCCTGGAGGGTCGTGAAGATTCGGGACATAGATCCGATGAGGTAGTTGAACACCTGAGTAGAAGGATAAGTTAGGATTTGGACTGAGATGGTGTTAAGCAGCAAAGAGAATCGTACCGTGAATGCGCTAAGCTGTCCGGTTCCTCCCTCACGCCAAATGGTATAAATCTGAGGCACCTTGCTAGCAACGCCCAAAGTACCCGCACCAGCCTGCAGGTAGGCCATGGTCTGCGCATCGACAAGAGTCTGGTCGAACAACAGCGCATAAACGTTGGCAGCTACGACGGCGATGAAAGCCGCGGCTGCGGCAGAGCGTCCGGCATAGCTCAGGACCAGGACACCTATAGCGATATCCTGGACGGCGATGAGAGCAGTTTCGCCATAGGTGCTGAACGGGAACTGGTTGCGCACACCGTATGAGAGAGTGATGAGCAAGCTGGCAGTTTCGAGGGCGTAAGAGACGAATGAGACACCGGCAGAGGAGCGGGAGTTGATCAGCTTCAGAATCTGCGGGATTTTAACAACTGCACTGGCACCGACAATGGCAATACCGAGGGCCTTGGAGATGGCGAGTGATGTGCAGGCAGGGTCCTTGGTGATGTTAAGGTCGACCAGCAGTGCACCGTGGCAAGACTTTCCAATTAAGGACACAACGGCATCGTGCACTGGCTCGGGGATGGCCGAAACAATAGGTGCCAAGTAAGGCTGAAGAGGGTTGATCACGGAGTTCTGAAGAATGTCCATTGTGAGTGCGAAAAATCCCCGGAAAAGAGTAGTCGGTGTTAGGTCAGGCGACATCTTCAAGAACGAATTGTTGACATTCCGAGATGAACGGATGTGGCCCGTGCACCACCGGGGAAATTCAACTTCTCTCGTCCActtttcttccttctgcATGACCGACCCGCCATGATCCCTCTGCGGCCATCCATTCTACGGAGGCCTCGAGAGGCGCTTGTGTGCTCACAATGCCTCTTCGGGCCTCGTTCTGCGCGCCCCGAGGCCATTCGGGGGTTCCTATCATCGTCGAAACGGCGGACCGGGATTGCGGGTGACCAGTCCCCTTCAGTATTCCACAAATCATATTTCTCGGCCAACCGACTTTACGACGGGTCGAATAACAAAGGCGGTTTGCTGTCTTCACTTGCGTCATCCAATGCGAAAAGCAAACCAAGCACTTCTTCGTCTCCCAGCGATCCGTATGTCAGTCAGGTCAATTCGGCTGCAACAGCGTCGTCCGCTGCGATTGCGACAGAAGCAGCGCCAGAGGAACTACCACATCGGCGGCGAAAGCGCTTGAAGGAAGAAAGCAATTCAACCAGACAACCAGAACAAAGCCTCCCGCTGGATGCCTCGGCGCAACTGTCGAACTTCTCATCCAAACTCCCCACTACCTCCATCCGCCGCAAGTTGGCTGCATATCTCGCCCTGACGAAACCGCGGCTGTCCTTCTTGATTGTACTTACCACCACCTCCGCATACGGGATGTATCCAATCTCGTCCCTGCTCGCCCTCGACCCGGCCATGACCCCACTCCCCACACTTTCGACCTCGACCCTGACCTTTATTTACCTGACGGTGGGCACTTTCCTGTCTTGCTGTAGCGCCAATACACTGAACATGATGTTCGAACCGAAATACGACGCACTCATGTCCCGGACGCGTAACCGCCCCATCGTTCGCGGACTTATTTCACGCCGGGGAGCTCTGCTCTTCGCACTTGGCACTGCCGTCACGGGCCTCTCGCTCCTTTATATCGGAACTAACCCGACAACAACCGCTCTATCTGCCAGCAACATCTTCCTATATGCTTTTGTATACACGCCCTTGAAGCGAATTCACGTAATCAACACCTGGGTCGGCGCTGTGGTTGGTGGTATCCCACCGCTCATGGGATGGATCGCCGCAGCAGGCCAGACGGCGACGATCGGCCATGACACATGGCGCGACATGCTCTTCAGCGAAGAGAGCATTGGAGGATGGCTGCTAGGTGCAATCTTGTTTGCCTGGCAATTCCCCCACTTCAACGCCCTGTCCCACCTGATCCGCGATGAGTACAAAGCAGCCGGCTACAGGATGCTGTGCTGGGTGAATCCAGCTCGCAATGCTCGCGTTGCTCTGCGATACTCTATTCTGATGTTCCCCATCTCCATTGGTCTCTGGTGGGTCAATGTCGTCGGACATGGTTTCCTTGTCGGTAGCACTTTCGCCAATGGCTGGCTTGTCCGCGAGGCGTACCGCTTCTATCAGCATCAGGGTGCGAACGGCACTGCACGTGGCCTCTTCTGGGCCAGTATTTGGCAACTGCCTATTCTCCTGGTTGGCGGCCTGGTGACCAAGAAGGGTCTTTGGGATGGTGTTTGGCGGAACATTTTCGGGCAAGCcgacgacgaggatgaggagtATATGTACTACGAGGACGGAGAAGACTTGGAAGGCGAAAAGGCTATGCTCCAAGATTCTGCATCATCCCGTGCGCCATCAACCCAGACAAGTACTTTGTCCACTGCCTGAG
The nucleotide sequence above comes from Penicillium digitatum chromosome 1, complete sequence. Encoded proteins:
- a CDS encoding Chitin synthesis regulation, Congo red resistance, RCR protein, with protein sequence MLGLSDGSSRSFRVLPLVLAVILLNSPAPVVFGLKTTQGSPCTDVCGTITNTTSSEITCVDQSYNRTSVGERFKNCVSCQLDSKFNDEDTGESDVNWGLYNLRYAFSTCVFGSPDSISNLSSPCPVACDGVRVAVETNIEDPDTSNLDSWCDAPSFADNVVNTCEFCYNLTTSQVYMANFLESIRYNCHFKTVTGKTFDIAPTRIFTQSLLPSSLSLTTPFSKISKLDLAVVIAVPVIGFLILVVMIATCCFFFFRYKRKKAHRSRQAANPYNHWNGALPTSVQQQQAWAEQQMYNPGGYGQGAGFGFVDNDGRGQELAYGHGQDQQYQQHFQGHDKPGFSQEIIEESAQQPQQELAQGPGHTHTFEQNQKGQHPEAPAHPQVLEPDRKDPQQWQ
- a CDS encoding RNA polymerase II mediator complex component Med8, putative, whose translation is MSNLTQEQIKVLEQSRQRLVQLTRSLGSLIASLNQSDPLPSWTSLQSQASIISHNLTSVSDQLSDQRDLLSNLVAYPGPEYPGRTQANILEQLLRTKLDPRVEDWVARGRAAGTEPAAGPPSNFSDSDAAYKPLSEAQLAELWEWAPLEANQEARRRNWGGNFTLEEREAGIENVITGLRRQLEDDDGSEEESEEEDGDEEEMDVVGVHRKPGAAELEYNIAPHHPHPVQPFVPLDLILRHMTTGRMP
- a CDS encoding Mannose-P-dolichol utilization defect 1 protein; this encodes MDILQNSVINPLQPYLAPIVSAIPEPVHDAVVSLIGKSCHGALLVDLNITKDPACTSLAISKALGIAIVGASAVVKIPQILKLINSRSSAGVSFVSYALETASLLITLSYGVRNQFPFSTYGETALIAVQDIAIGVLVLSYAGRSAAAAAFIAVVAANVYALLFDQTLVDAQTMAYLQAGAGTLGVASKVPQIYTIWREGGTGQLSAFTVFNYLIGSMSRIFTTLQEVDDKFILYGFIGGFSLNVILAIQMLWYWNAPAPKQKATPRAKAVEKAPSAQSTGASPRPSVKTPTTRRRG
- a CDS encoding Protoheme IX farnesyltransferase, mitochondrial, whose translation is MIPLRPSILRRPREALVCSQCLFGPRSARPEAIRGFLSSSKRRTGIAGDQSPSVFHKSYFSANRLYDGSNNKGGLLSSLASSNAKSKPSTSSSPSDPYVSQVNSAATASSAAIATEAAPEELPHRRRKRLKEESNSTRQPEQSLPLDASAQLSNFSSKLPTTSIRRKLAAYLALTKPRLSFLIVLTTTSAYGMYPISSLLALDPAMTPLPTLSTSTLTFIYLTVGTFLSCCSANTLNMMFEPKYDALMSRTRNRPIVRGLISRRGALLFALGTAVTGLSLLYIGTNPTTTALSASNIFLYAFVYTPLKRIHVINTWVGAVVGGIPPLMGWIAAAGQTATIGHDTWRDMLFSEESIGGWLLGAILFAWQFPHFNALSHLIRDEYKAAGYRMLCWVNPARNARVALRYSILMFPISIGLWWVNVVGHGFLVGSTFANGWLVREAYRFYQHQGANGTARGLFWASIWQLPILLVGGLVTKKGLWDGVWRNIFGQADDEDEEYMYYEDGEDLEGEKAMLQDSASSRAPSTQTSTLSTA